From a region of the Triticum aestivum cultivar Chinese Spring chromosome 7D, IWGSC CS RefSeq v2.1, whole genome shotgun sequence genome:
- the LOC123170793 gene encoding mavicyanin-like gives MTKQLQPQPTAAMKITLLAVAAVLLGTASAATYGVGEPSGVWGINTDYARWVADKKFQPGDEIVFKYSPTAHDVVEVSKAGYDSCSTANAINTFSSGNDVVALNATGTRYFICGFPDHCVPRAPLTMKIVIDVVSGSSSSSPASPMPAAGPGASSSPPVPPSSAATSVGATAGFGLVALLAAGLMA, from the exons ATGACCAAGCAA CTCCAACCGCAACCAACGGCCGCCATGAAGATCACCCTCCTTGCCGTGGCGGCGGTCCTGCTAGGCACCGCGTCGGCGGCGACCTACGGGGTCGGCGAGCCGAGCGGCGTGTGGGGCATCAACACCGACTACGCCAGGTGGGTGGCCGACAAGAAGTTCCAGCCGGGCGATGAGATCGTCTTCAAGTACTCGCCCACGGCGCACGACGTGGTCGAGGTCAGCAAGGCCGGCTACGACTCCTGCAGCACCGCCAACGCCATCAACACCTTCAGCTCCGGCAATGATGTCGTCGCCCTCAACGCCACCGGCACCCGCTACTTCATCTGCGGCTTCCCTGACCACTGCGTCCCGCGCGCCCCCCTCACCATGAAGATCGTGATCGACGTCGTgtcgggctcctcctcctcctcaccggcgtCACCCATGCCAGCCGCAGGTCCTGGCGCGAGCAGCTCTCCCCCAGTGCCGCCCTCCTCCGCCGCTACCTCCGTAGGGGCCACGGCAGGATTTGGCCTCGTCGCCCTACTGGCGGCAGGTCTCATGGCCTGA
- the LOC123169723 gene encoding uncharacterized protein — protein MAWIVDGRKCVEPSEGALDLYMGNVVTYTSRESVAELLRAPLQDVAAAARAAMASVMTRGRFQELVDWVEVNKSAYKDGGKWTEAVNLGLGSPALVISWLLPFAIDGDLGFGKPRLVLPWLRHGRLGSVSVTVVPCPGGDGSWFVGGTRLWPRLVEVIEAGPESLLKPVTAASLGFEAPHGSRL, from the coding sequence ATGGCGTGGATCGTCGACGGCCGGAAGTGCGTGGAGCCGTCGGAGGGCGCGCTGGACCTGTACATGGGGAACGTGGTCACCTACACGTCCCGCGAGAGCGTGGCGGAGCTGCTGCGCGCGCCGCTGCAGGACGTGGCGGCCGCCGCGCGCGCGGCCATGGCGTCGGTGATGACCAGGGGCAGGTTCCAGGAGCTGGTGGACTGGGTGGAGGTGAACAAATCGGCGTACAAGGACGGCGGGAAGTGGACGGAGGCGGTGAACCTCGGCCTCGGGAGCCCGGCGCTGGTGATCTCGTGGCTGCTCCCGTTCGCCATCGACGGGGACCTGGGGTTCGGGAAGCCGAGGCTGGTCCTGCCGTGGCTGCGGCACGGCCGGCTGGGGTCGGTGTCGGTGACGGTCGTGCCCTGCCCGGGCGGGGACGGGTCGTGGTTCGTGGGCGGCACgaggctgtggccgcggctggtgGAGGTGATCGAGGCCGGCCCGGAGAGCCTGCTGAAGCCGGTGACCGCGGCGAGCCTGGGGTTCGAGGCGCCCCACGGCTCTCGTCTGTGA